The following nucleotide sequence is from Pangasianodon hypophthalmus isolate fPanHyp1 chromosome 8, fPanHyp1.pri, whole genome shotgun sequence.
tgcaaatatacacacaacattTACATGTTAGGTTCTGTATGTTATCCTTTACATAAAATTAGTCAgtttctgttatttctgttaTATTACTACAAACTTCCAAAGGAGTCTTGTCCTTTCTGTTGCTTAAAAGACCACACAAACATAATTTCCTCCACACTAGCCCTCTAGTCATGAGTTGAAACTCatgaaaacactgtttttaatgCTATACTGATTATATTCTTGTTCTACATGTGTCCTTGTCTGGCACTTCACACACTACCAGGCTGGCAGGAAGAACCGGTCTCAAACTCTAACGTCTGAAACAGCAAAATGGTACACGGAAGTGCTGGTTATGAACCTGTCACTACTGATTGTATTCAGGTTTTgggtgtggatgggtgggttaTCCTTTTAGCAGTAgtccataaaaaaaatgaaggttgAAGGTTGCCTGAGGTTCTCATTGCAAAACTTAATAGCACTGTTCACAACATATACAATGCTCCTACTACATGTGGTTGTAGGAAGTGCTCCCTGAAGAGGTATGATACCAAGAAACTTGATCAGAGTATCTTGTAAGCTTACCTTGCAGTCAGCTTGCAGGATGTGTTTGGCGATGGTTTTGGGATCCTGACTGACCAGCAGTTCTTTGACTCTCTTCAGCACAGACATTTCCAGTGGCTTATTCTCTGATGGCAATAACCTGAACTCTACCTCCCCTGGACTGAATGCTGATACCATCTCAAACACAGGCCTCCGGAAACCTCTAACCTTCTTTGCACCAGAGTGTCGGACTTGTCTCTGCTCTTCCTCCTGCTCTTTGTCTTCCTCTTCACTGCTGTTCTGCAGGGCTTCAATGGCATGATGGTAAGAGCTGCGATCCAGCTTCATGCTCCCACTGCTGTTTCTTTTCTCCTCCACTTTCAACCTCTCCACATAACCATTAGAGGCACTAATCCTTTCCCGCTCAGCAGGACTACATGGGCTCAGCTCACAGTAGCTCACGTCTGGGCTAACTGGGCTGACTGACTGCTGTGGGGTAGAAGGCCAGTGTTTCTGGGGCTTCACTGGAGGTACCGGAGCTACAAAGGGCGAGTGAGGATGCCTTGTAGAAGGCACTTTGCTGGGTTTAGGAGGTGGCTTGGGGCAGAGTTGACTATCAGAACCACGGATGGCCTCGCCTGCCTGTGTCTCAAAGGCCATCTTGCGAGGGACCGTAGGGCTGAGGGCTGGCTCACTGCCTGTCCTGAATACAGGAGACTTTGGGCACGACTGGTCCTCCATATGGTGAGTCTGGGCCTGGAGCCTTGATCCTGGTAGCAGGAAAGAATGCATGAATTATTTAGGatattgtattatttacatattcattatCTGACAGCTTTGATGACAGATGCTATGCATGGATTGTGGAAAAAGACGGTGTTTAATTCATAGCTGTCCTTGATGTGCTGGGAGTAACTTGAAAAGAAAGAGTACAAAATAtttccttctctccatccctGTCAACTGAAATGATATGGACATGAAACATGTCTTCTGCCTCCTTCCTGCATTCTAATTCACTCTTCTTCCGCAGAACAGTTACTTAGCATTTCAATTCTACGTCTCACTTCACACGTTTGGCTCCCGACAACTGAAAGAGTTTCAAAGGCAGGGCGCTACAATGACTTTGAAAAAGTCTTTTGCTTTTGTTCAGAGAGAACCAGCTAGACGGAAAATGACTAGTTTTCAAGGCTGTCAGAGCAGCAGACCATCAGATGTGAAGTGTGTCAGTGCATCAAACAAGGATGAAAGCAGAAGCGATCATGCTCACCGAGCGGAAGGAAACTCTCAGACTGATGGGTCTTCAACGGCCGTCTCCTCTCCTGAACGTGGTTTAGACACGCTGGCTGGCTTCCGCACTTTTCTCTGTTGCTGTGAAGGAGAAAGATGGGTCATTTAGTCTCACAGTGCTCCTGAACAGAAGCATCACCAAGCTTGTCTGCTGTGCACAACATTGGAGAAGAATTTtatatgctctgtgtgtgtggatttctGCAGCATAGAGGCTTGTAATTTTGCTAGAGTATTTTTTGTCATGGTTTGCCTTGGCATTTCACATCAGGATGGTTTTCTCTCTATTCatctacacatacacatgcctGGGTTATACCCTGCTTAGCCACAGGAAGGGTTTTCTTAGACGTGTACTTATCTTTGCTGGTTTGACATAAACGCAGTGTTTCCgttatagatttttaaacaGTCTATTCAGACCATAACCTACACTATGATCAGTGATAGTTTCTATCTTTACTTCAGAGTTCCTATTTCTGTAAATTCTTCCACATGATTTAGTAATAAGTAAGAAGTTTGCTCACCTTAGAAGGTTTCCACGGCCAAGGGTGTGATCTGCAACTTGTCCGTTCATGATATTCAGGCTCAGTCGTTTGGAGCTCTggttcttcttctctctttggCCAGACTCTATATGGACAGATCCGACTCCGTACTTCTCCTCCAAGGACCTCAGTGGCAGCGTCCTGTTGATGGGCTGGAAGATGATGGCTCCCACTACCTCAGACACAGGCTCTCGGTTACCCACGTAGTATCTCACTAGAGCAGGGATGCTGTCAAAGCCCTCTTTCTCAAACAGGTACTGTACTCGTGAGTAGGCTTCATTCATCCCCAACacccttttgtttattttgaagtGCTGGGGACTGTTCTTCCACTGGCATGTCAGGACGTAGTTTCCTGGGCTAGACAGCGAGTCACGGATCAGGAAGTCACCGTCACGCTGGACCAAGTTCTCAGCCACCTAATGACCAGCAGCACATGGAAGGAGTtattaagcattttattttttccatatttagTTTCTGTTTGCTGCCGTTTATATATCTTTATCTGTGGGACAGAGATGAAATATGATTTTTGGACAGGTAATATCCTCCAAAATATGTCATAttcttttgtacttttactgtgacgtctttaaaaaaaaaaaagagcaagaagtTTTGAACTTTTCTGTTAGAACTGTACACTCTTAGGGAACTCTGTTTCCCTAGAGAGACAATGCTTGTACCGACGAGAGTGGCAAGAGTGTACCGTGGATCTTTATTCCGATGGACAATTTTGCAATTTAGAACCTTATTTCTGTCTTAATCTGTCATTTTCTTCCTGAAAAAACCTTTATAAGACAACAGAGAAGTGCATGTGGAAGACTATCACAgcctaatatttatatatatattaaaatttcCTTGAAAAAACTAATAACCCTCTAGATGCTAAAAAGATTACACCAcagtttctgttatttttttctggtattgttattatatttgcGCAAATTGCAAACGTGCTACTATAAATGAAGTCTAACTGCACCTCAACTAAGTCCTAAATATGACAGTTTACCtaaggtaataaaaaaataaaaaagtttttttgatTTAATGCTAACTTTCtacactttaaaatattttatttgaaatccaATGTGACTACACATTCAAAACAATCATACAATGATCGAACTGTCTAATCATTTACAGTATGCACTGTATAATAGATTTGATGGATGTATAACCAGTGACTCTTCCTGGTTGCTTTTAATAAGCAGGTTGATTTTGGCCTATTACATAAGacaagcacttttttttaatttcacgtAACTTTTTATTGGACTGAGCTTTGCTGGGAAAGGTGGCTCCATGTCTGAAATGAACTTGCAGGTGTTCAGTAGGTTAATTACAGTTCATATACTAGAATTGGGGGGAAGTTGTATACAATTTCTACATTGTCTAAATAGTGGTTTTTAGGGGTTACAGTGTTTTACTCGCTTTTTGTTTGCACCACTGTATATTGTCTATCAGAGGAAGCAGCTGGTTTTGTTGAACTGATTTATATACACTACACTGCTTTGATAGTTCTCTTTTCCAGGTGGACTTGTACTGCAGGTTCATACCTGCCCAGTattaacataaacattattTCCTCATCAATattcaacttttatttttctccct
It contains:
- the bcar3 gene encoding breast cancer anti-estrogen resistance protein 3 isoform X4, producing the protein MQHTRQLKRGHCCRDAGGMDPTMEYVKFSRDKHIMDGAPEKLRRELEEELKQCGEEPRSHAWYHGAIPRQVAENLVQRDGDFLIRDSLSSPGNYVLTCQWKNSPQHFKINKRVLGMNEAYSRVQYLFEKEGFDSIPALVRYYVGNREPVSEVVGAIIFQPINRTLPLRSLEEKYGVGSVHIESGQREKKNQSSKRLSLNIMNGQVADHTLGRGNLLSNREKCGSQPACLNHVQERRRPLKTHQSESFLPLGSRLQAQTHHMEDQSCPKSPVFRTGSEPALSPTVPRKMAFETQAGEAIRGSDSQLCPKPPPKPSKVPSTRHPHSPFVAPVPPVKPQKHWPSTPQQSVSPVSPDVSYCELSPCSPAERERISASNGYVERLKVEEKRNSSGSMKLDRSSYHHAIEALQNSSEEEDKEQEEEQRQVRHSGAKKVRGFRRPVFEMVSAFSPGEVEFRLLPSENKPLEMSVLKRVKELLVSQDPKTIAKHILQADCKVARILNVSDEMKCQMGVTSGLELVTLPHGRQLRQDLMERHNTMAIGVAVDILGCTGSLEERAATLNRIILVAQELKDSMGDLYAFSSIMKALDMPQITRLDHTWTTLRRNYTHTAILYEKSLKPFYKGLYDGSAEVPLSSATVPLLMPLLTLMERPAVAFEGMELWESNDQGCEIMLRHLEEARAVARNADTYYYNAKRVLQDFCPDEDMLEILKTDFQIRLLWGSRGAGVNQTERHDKFKLILTALSRKLEPPVKQTEL
- the bcar3 gene encoding breast cancer anti-estrogen resistance protein 3 isoform X1; protein product: MMAEGKFASLPRNMHMGRQCTLASSMDLLSSRMTEVPSTSYHGISIHGTLPRKKKGGAAAHSRTWEMCGSLPHPTRLRLPASPLIHNIIEENQPFQMWREDYTVHRDAGGMDPTMEYVKFSRDKHIMDGAPEKLRRELEEELKQCGEEPRSHAWYHGAIPRQVAENLVQRDGDFLIRDSLSSPGNYVLTCQWKNSPQHFKINKRVLGMNEAYSRVQYLFEKEGFDSIPALVRYYVGNREPVSEVVGAIIFQPINRTLPLRSLEEKYGVGSVHIESGQREKKNQSSKRLSLNIMNGQVADHTLGRGNLLSNREKCGSQPACLNHVQERRRPLKTHQSESFLPLGSRLQAQTHHMEDQSCPKSPVFRTGSEPALSPTVPRKMAFETQAGEAIRGSDSQLCPKPPPKPSKVPSTRHPHSPFVAPVPPVKPQKHWPSTPQQSVSPVSPDVSYCELSPCSPAERERISASNGYVERLKVEEKRNSSGSMKLDRSSYHHAIEALQNSSEEEDKEQEEEQRQVRHSGAKKVRGFRRPVFEMVSAFSPGEVEFRLLPSENKPLEMSVLKRVKELLVSQDPKTIAKHILQADCKVARILNVSDEMKCQMGVTSGLELVTLPHGRQLRQDLMERHNTMAIGVAVDILGCTGSLEERAATLNRIILVAQELKDSMGDLYAFSSIMKALDMPQITRLDHTWTTLRRNYTHTAILYEKSLKPFYKGLYDGSAEVPLSSATVPLLMPLLTLMERPAVAFEGMELWESNDQGCEIMLRHLEEARAVARNADTYYYNAKRVLQDFCPDEDMLEILKTDFQIRLLWGSRGAGVNQTERHDKFKLILTALSRKLEPPVKQTEL
- the bcar3 gene encoding breast cancer anti-estrogen resistance protein 3 isoform X2; the protein is MMAEGKFASLPRNMHMGRQCTLASSMDLLSSRMTEVPSTSYHGISIHGTLPRKKKGGAAAHSRTWEMCGSLPHPTRLRLPASPLIHNIIEENQPFQMWREDYTVHRDAGGMDPTMEYVKFSRDKHIMDGAPEKLRRELEEELKQCGEEPRSHAWYHGAIPRQVAENLVQRDGDFLIRDSLSSPGNYVLTCQWKNSPQHFKINKRVLGMNEAYSRVQYLFEKEGFDSIPALVRYYVGNREPVSEVVGAIIFQPINRTLPLRSLEEKYGVGSVHIESGQREKKNQSSKRLSLNIMNGQVADHTLGRGNLLSNREKCGSQPACLNHVQERRRPLKTHQSESFLPLGSRLQAQTHHMEDQSCPKSPVFRTGSEPALSPTVPRKMAFETQAGEAIRGSDSQLCPKPPPKPSKVPSTRHPHSPFVAPVPPVKPQKHWPSTPQQSVSPVSPDVSYCELSPCSPAERERISASNGYVERLKVEEKRNSSGSMKLDRSSYHHAIEALQNSSEEEDKEQEEEQRQVRHSGAKKVRGFRRPVFEMVSAFSPGEVEFRLLPSENKPLEMSVLKRVKELLVSQDPKTIAKHILQADCKVARILNVSDEMKCQMGVTSGLELVTLPHGRQLRQDLMERHNTMAIGVAVDILGCTGSLEERAATLNRIILVAQELKDSMGDLYAFSSIMKALDMPQITRLDHTWTTLRRNYTHTAILYEKSLKPFYKGLYDGSEVPLSSATVPLLMPLLTLMERPAVAFEGMELWESNDQGCEIMLRHLEEARAVARNADTYYYNAKRVLQDFCPDEDMLEILKTDFQIRLLWGSRGAGVNQTERHDKFKLILTALSRKLEPPVKQTEL
- the bcar3 gene encoding breast cancer anti-estrogen resistance protein 3 isoform X3; the encoded protein is MSERCSVLRTITAALCCFYQKNSVMRAKFSRDKHIMDGAPEKLRRELEEELKQCGEEPRSHAWYHGAIPRQVAENLVQRDGDFLIRDSLSSPGNYVLTCQWKNSPQHFKINKRVLGMNEAYSRVQYLFEKEGFDSIPALVRYYVGNREPVSEVVGAIIFQPINRTLPLRSLEEKYGVGSVHIESGQREKKNQSSKRLSLNIMNGQVADHTLGRGNLLSNREKCGSQPACLNHVQERRRPLKTHQSESFLPLGSRLQAQTHHMEDQSCPKSPVFRTGSEPALSPTVPRKMAFETQAGEAIRGSDSQLCPKPPPKPSKVPSTRHPHSPFVAPVPPVKPQKHWPSTPQQSVSPVSPDVSYCELSPCSPAERERISASNGYVERLKVEEKRNSSGSMKLDRSSYHHAIEALQNSSEEEDKEQEEEQRQVRHSGAKKVRGFRRPVFEMVSAFSPGEVEFRLLPSENKPLEMSVLKRVKELLVSQDPKTIAKHILQADCKVARILNVSDEMKCQMGVTSGLELVTLPHGRQLRQDLMERHNTMAIGVAVDILGCTGSLEERAATLNRIILVAQELKDSMGDLYAFSSIMKALDMPQITRLDHTWTTLRRNYTHTAILYEKSLKPFYKGLYDGSAEVPLSSATVPLLMPLLTLMERPAVAFEGMELWESNDQGCEIMLRHLEEARAVARNADTYYYNAKRVLQDFCPDEDMLEILKTDFQIRLLWGSRGAGVNQTERHDKFKLILTALSRKLEPPVKQTEL
- the bcar3 gene encoding breast cancer anti-estrogen resistance protein 3 isoform X5, whose translation is MKHLSISKWLRQLGLPQYCTLFDEEYDGVEDLLHLTEIDLLELGVQSRLHRIHILSSIQVLQERETKRELRMMAEGKFASLPRNMHMGRQCTLASSMDLLSSRMTEVPSTSYHGISIHGTLPRKKKGGAAAHSRTWEMCGSLPHPTRLRLPASPLIHNIIEENQPFQMWREDYTVHRDAGGMDPTMEYVKFSRDKHIMDGAPEKLRRELEEELKQCGEEPRSHAWYHGAIPRQVAENLVQRDGDFLIRDSLSSPGNYVLTCQWKNSPQHFKINKRVLGMNEAYSRVQYLFEKEGFDSIPALVRYYVGNREPVSEVVGAIIFQPINRTLPLRSLEEKYGVGSVHIESGQREKKNQSSKRLSLNIMNGQVADHTLGRGNLLSNREKCGSQPACLNHVQERRRPLKTHQSESFLPLGSRLQAQTHHMEDQSCPKSPVFRTGSEPALSPTVPRKMAFETQAGEAIRGSDSQLCPKPPPKPSKVPSTRHPHSPFVAPVPPVKPQKHWPSTPQQSVSPVSPDVSYCELSPCSPAERERISASNGYVERLKVEEKRNSSGSMKLDRSSYHHAIEALQNSSEEEDKEQEEEQRQVRHSGAKKVRGFRRPVFEMVSAFSPGEVEFRLLPSENKPLEMSVLKRVKELLVSQDPKTIAKHILQADCKVARILNVSDEMKCQMGVTSGLELVTLPHGRQLRQDLMER